A region from the Canis lupus dingo isolate Sandy chromosome X, ASM325472v2, whole genome shotgun sequence genome encodes:
- the LOC112649161 gene encoding rhox homeobox family member 2-like isoform X1 — translation MRTSASPPRPAPEGVYIDRERPSAQKRGEPDSARTAPWEPGGAAPLCARPTDPGGPRAGSAGNSARAMEPLSRRRDEVMGFLGPGVDEGGEEPQGRCRLGHVPPSSPRNEGSLGEGSRPDAPQMLLPLASRLPQPRLRCPDLSVWLSSFAETQPVAMSLTHEGAVAEFTPDHGGGADQVMEAADGEGDGDGDGDGEGDGQGQRDGDGQGQRDGDDGQGQRDRDGEGQRDGEEAMGDEAAGFPLPAGDGTPQGHGDQGPAPGRPPQATVACPLPGNGQQAGQRIVFSRVQLHELESVFQRTQYPSAPTRQELARFMDVSEARVQVWFKNRRAKWRRHQRAVRFRTMPPVALVPPIVINLGGPCRTILIQEPNRIWVLQEPLLLGPPQPLMPSFPVVFLPPLPWLPPPLPLCGYPPVAGPAFLPSLVLL, via the exons ATATAGATAGAGAGAGGCCGTCTGCTCAGAAGCGGGGGGAACCTGACAGCGCGAGGACCGCTCCGTGGGAGCCTGGCGGCGCGGCACCTCTCTGCGCCCGACCCACGGATCCAGGAGGACCCCGCGCGGGATCTGCAGGGAACAGCGCGAGGGCTATGGAGCCTCTGAGCCGACGCAGGGACGAAGTCATGGGCTTCCTCGGCCCGGGAGTCGACGAGGGCGGGGAAGAGCCGCAGGGTCGGTGCCGGTTGGGACACGTGCCTCCATCAAGCCCCAGAAACGAAGGTTCCCTGGGCGAGGGGAGCAGGCCCGACGCCCCGCAGATGCTGCTGCCCCTTGCCTCCCGCCTCCCACAGCCTAGGCTCCGATGCCCTGATCTCTCCGTGTGGCTTTCCTCCTTTGCAGAAACCCAGCCTGTGGCCATGTCGCTGACCCACGAGGGAGCGGTGGCCGAGTTCACACCTGACCACGGCGGGGGAGCAGACCAGGTCATGGAGGCAGCTGACGGCGAGGGTGACGGTGACGGTGACGGTGACGGCGAGGGTGACGGTCAGGGCCAGCGCGACGGTGACGGTCAGGGCCAGCGCGACGGTGACGACGGTCAGGGCCAGCGCGACCGTGACGGTGAAGGCCAGCGCGACGGCGAGGAGGCAATGGGTGACGAGGCCGCGGGATTTCCACTGCCGGCGGGCGACGGGACCCCCCAGGGGCACGGCGACCAGGGCCCAGCGCCAGGGCGGCCGCCCCAGGCCACCGTCGCGTGTCCCCTGCCGGGCAACGGGCAGCAGGCGGGCCAGCGCATCGTGTTCAGCCGCGTGCAGCTGCATGAGCTGGAGAGCGTGTTCCAGCGCACCCAGTACCCCAGCGCGCCTACGCG CCAGGAGCTTGCAAGATTCATGGATGTGTCTGAAGCCAGAGTGCAG GTTTGGTTCAAGAACAGGAGGGCCAAGTGGAGGAGACACCAGAGGGCAGTGAGGTTCAGAACCATGCCTCCCGTGGCCCTGGTCCCCCCCATCGTCATTAACTTGGGTGGACCCTGCCGTACCATCCTCATTCAGGAGCCGAATCGCATATGGGTTCTTCAGGAGCCACTGCTGCTGGGGCCACCTCAGCCGCTCATGCCATCCTTTCCTGTGGTCTTCTTGCCTCCTCTGCCCTGGcttcctccacctctccctctgtgcgGCTACCCTCCCGTGGCCGGTCCGGCTTTCCTACCATCCCTAGTTCTGCTGTAA
- the LOC112649161 gene encoding rhox homeobox family member 2-like isoform X2 produces MRTSASPPRPAPEGVYIDRERPSAQKRGEPDSARTAPWEPGGAAPLCARPTDPGGPRAGSAGNSARAMEPLSRRRDEVMGFLGPGVDEGGEEPQETQPVAMSLTHEGAVAEFTPDHGGGADQVMEAADGEGDGDGDGDGEGDGQGQRDGDGQGQRDGDDGQGQRDRDGEGQRDGEEAMGDEAAGFPLPAGDGTPQGHGDQGPAPGRPPQATVACPLPGNGQQAGQRIVFSRVQLHELESVFQRTQYPSAPTRQELARFMDVSEARVQVWFKNRRAKWRRHQRAVRFRTMPPVALVPPIVINLGGPCRTILIQEPNRIWVLQEPLLLGPPQPLMPSFPVVFLPPLPWLPPPLPLCGYPPVAGPAFLPSLVLL; encoded by the exons ATATAGATAGAGAGAGGCCGTCTGCTCAGAAGCGGGGGGAACCTGACAGCGCGAGGACCGCTCCGTGGGAGCCTGGCGGCGCGGCACCTCTCTGCGCCCGACCCACGGATCCAGGAGGACCCCGCGCGGGATCTGCAGGGAACAGCGCGAGGGCTATGGAGCCTCTGAGCCGACGCAGGGACGAAGTCATGGGCTTCCTCGGCCCGGGAGTCGACGAGGGCGGGGAAGAGCCGCAGG AAACCCAGCCTGTGGCCATGTCGCTGACCCACGAGGGAGCGGTGGCCGAGTTCACACCTGACCACGGCGGGGGAGCAGACCAGGTCATGGAGGCAGCTGACGGCGAGGGTGACGGTGACGGTGACGGTGACGGCGAGGGTGACGGTCAGGGCCAGCGCGACGGTGACGGTCAGGGCCAGCGCGACGGTGACGACGGTCAGGGCCAGCGCGACCGTGACGGTGAAGGCCAGCGCGACGGCGAGGAGGCAATGGGTGACGAGGCCGCGGGATTTCCACTGCCGGCGGGCGACGGGACCCCCCAGGGGCACGGCGACCAGGGCCCAGCGCCAGGGCGGCCGCCCCAGGCCACCGTCGCGTGTCCCCTGCCGGGCAACGGGCAGCAGGCGGGCCAGCGCATCGTGTTCAGCCGCGTGCAGCTGCATGAGCTGGAGAGCGTGTTCCAGCGCACCCAGTACCCCAGCGCGCCTACGCG CCAGGAGCTTGCAAGATTCATGGATGTGTCTGAAGCCAGAGTGCAG GTTTGGTTCAAGAACAGGAGGGCCAAGTGGAGGAGACACCAGAGGGCAGTGAGGTTCAGAACCATGCCTCCCGTGGCCCTGGTCCCCCCCATCGTCATTAACTTGGGTGGACCCTGCCGTACCATCCTCATTCAGGAGCCGAATCGCATATGGGTTCTTCAGGAGCCACTGCTGCTGGGGCCACCTCAGCCGCTCATGCCATCCTTTCCTGTGGTCTTCTTGCCTCCTCTGCCCTGGcttcctccacctctccctctgtgcgGCTACCCTCCCGTGGCCGGTCCGGCTTTCCTACCATCCCTAGTTCTGCTGTAA